A part of uncultured Treponema sp. genomic DNA contains:
- a CDS encoding DUF3791 domain-containing protein, with protein sequence MTADATLLQMKYARIISLLAKKANIDEEKAMELFYKSNTYMLMSKGISDFHCLSDAYLVEEIMLEQKQ encoded by the coding sequence ATGACCGCTGACGCAACTCTTTTGCAGATGAAATACGCACGTATAATTTCTCTACTTGCAAAAAAAGCAAATATCGATGAAGAAAAAGCAATGGAGCTTTTTTATAAATCAAACACATATATGCTCATGAGTAAAGGCATAAGCGATTTTCACTGTTTAAGTGATGCCTATCTTGTAGAAGAAATCATGCTGGAACAAAAACAGTAA
- a CDS encoding DUF3990 domain-containing protein — MKLYHGSTVIVDKPLVSYGRYNLDFGKGFYTSNMQSQAEKWVQRFISLGKKGIINIYNYDDSDIQTKYRYKNFPDYNEEWLDFVLACRSGSKDYSKYDIIEGGIANDKVFNTVELYFSGLIDKATALQRLKFEKPNNQICFINQEVVDKLLYFESSYEAKGVYV; from the coding sequence ATGAAGCTTTACCACGGTTCAACTGTAATTGTAGATAAACCACTTGTTTCTTATGGTCGCTATAACCTTGATTTTGGCAAAGGCTTTTACACATCAAATATGCAAAGTCAGGCGGAAAAATGGGTGCAGCGTTTTATTTCTCTTGGGAAAAAAGGAATCATAAATATTTATAATTATGATGATTCTGATATTCAGACAAAATACCGCTATAAAAATTTTCCTGACTACAATGAAGAATGGTTAGACTTTGTTCTTGCCTGTCGAAGTGGTTCAAAAGACTATTCCAAGTATGACATCATCGAAGGCGGAATAGCTAACGATAAAGTCTTCAACACAGTAGAGCTGTATTTCTCTGGTCTCATAGATAAAGCAACAGCCTTACAACGTCTAAAGTTTGAAAAACCAAATAATCAGATTTGCTTTATTAATCAGGAAGTTGTAGATAAGCTTTTATACTTTGAATCCAGCTACGAAGCAAAAGGAGTTTATGTATGA
- a CDS encoding DUF3791 domain-containing protein: MSDKQIEYSVFCIENVAKQLGKTGSELFQILNSSGLLHSYIIPSYEALHTQSKQYIVDEIISVLKERNLVA; encoded by the coding sequence ATGAGCGATAAACAGATAGAATACTCAGTTTTCTGCATCGAAAATGTTGCAAAGCAGCTTGGCAAAACTGGCTCAGAATTGTTTCAAATTCTCAATTCATCAGGACTTCTACACTCATATATCATACCTTCTTACGAAGCGCTTCATACCCAGAGTAAACAATATATCGTAGATGAAATCATTTCCGTCCTTAAAGAAAGGAATCTCGTTGCATGA
- a CDS encoding putative toxin-antitoxin system toxin component, PIN family yields the protein MLLSLLSKNEDSATVKTIFKIFAKSIIPVFSKEIIAEYSEVLSRGKFKNKFSTKNVHKAIKMILDNGIELSGIQTEEKLSDPKDAIFYEVTMDFLQTKETFLATGNIKDFPVKPFVVTPKEMLEIMEENKKSNNRKY from the coding sequence ATGTTATTGTCTCTGCTTTCTAAAAATGAAGATTCTGCAACAGTCAAAACTATTTTTAAGATTTTTGCTAAAAGCATAATCCCTGTTTTTAGCAAGGAGATTATTGCTGAATATTCTGAAGTTCTTTCCAGAGGAAAGTTTAAAAATAAGTTTTCTACAAAAAACGTTCACAAAGCAATCAAAATGATTCTTGACAACGGCATTGAACTTTCTGGCATTCAAACAGAAGAAAAACTTTCCGACCCAAAAGATGCGATTTTCTACGAAGTTACAATGGATTTCCTCCAAACAAAAGAAACTTTTCTTGCAACCGGCAACATCAAGGACTTTCCAGTAAAGCCGTTCGTTGTCACTCCAAAAGAAATGCTAGAAATTATGGAAGAAAATAAAAAAAGTAATAATAGAAAATATTGA
- a CDS encoding FHA domain-containing protein, giving the protein MADTTIINSSPLGQHLDKIAESQQVSYLVFNKKKIQIAAKITMGREADNDIVIDSKLASRHHCIIQKIRDAYFLKDEGSTNGTFLNGRRIPPDKYVKLNAGDKLTIGSSNLIMG; this is encoded by the coding sequence ATGGCTGATACAACTATTATAAATTCAAGTCCTTTGGGGCAGCATTTGGACAAAATTGCGGAATCTCAGCAGGTTTCCTATCTTGTTTTCAATAAGAAAAAAATTCAGATTGCCGCAAAAATCACAATGGGGCGCGAAGCCGATAACGATATTGTGATTGACTCAAAGCTGGCAAGCCGTCATCACTGCATTATTCAGAAAATCCGCGATGCCTATTTCTTGAAAGATGAAGGAAGCACAAACGGAACATTTTTAAACGGCCGCAGAATTCCGCCGGATAAATACGTTAAGCTTAATGCCGGAGACAAGCTTACAATTGGCTCTTCAAATCTTATAATGGGCTAG
- a CDS encoding metallophosphoesterase has protein sequence MFSKEELDCFRNHLHEINDSNSFPEESEFQLFLDKSLSTLENESPSYRSAGSDSKPGGLLDFSSEKIPSIIVPDIHARADFLLKLLDFKIEDESVLSLLNEKKIFVVCVGDAFHSESRGYDRWIAAYKDWSMDVYAGQPMQEEMKENISTLMIIMELKNNFTENFHFLKGNHENILNESRHGNLAFRKFVQEGSMCCDFIRQVYGDVILHLISLWEKALPVCAVFYNFAVSHAEPASCFSRKQIVDYHKNDDVVLGLTWTANDAAEKGSVKKLLKNLNPSAKRNGVLWFGGHRPVKDGKYLLRQDGTYLQLHNPNEMNVAIVVPEKKFNPETDIKSVL, from the coding sequence ATGTTTTCAAAAGAAGAGCTGGATTGTTTTAGAAATCATCTGCATGAAATAAACGACTCAAATTCTTTTCCAGAAGAATCTGAATTTCAGCTCTTTTTGGATAAATCTTTGTCTACTCTTGAAAATGAAAGTCCGTCTTACAGGTCTGCCGGTTCTGACAGCAAGCCGGGCGGACTTCTTGATTTTTCGTCTGAAAAAATTCCTTCTATAATAGTTCCTGATATTCATGCGCGCGCAGATTTTCTTTTAAAGCTTCTTGATTTTAAAATTGAAGATGAATCCGTTTTGTCTTTGCTGAATGAGAAAAAAATTTTTGTTGTTTGCGTTGGAGATGCGTTTCATTCGGAAAGCCGCGGTTATGACAGATGGATTGCGGCCTACAAAGACTGGTCAATGGATGTTTACGCCGGCCAGCCTATGCAGGAAGAAATGAAGGAAAATATTTCAACTCTTATGATTATCATGGAGTTGAAAAATAATTTCACTGAAAATTTTCACTTTTTAAAAGGAAACCACGAGAACATTTTAAATGAAAGCCGCCACGGAAATCTTGCTTTTAGAAAATTTGTGCAGGAAGGAAGCATGTGCTGCGATTTTATCCGGCAAGTTTACGGCGATGTGATTCTTCATTTGATAAGTCTGTGGGAAAAAGCGTTGCCAGTTTGCGCTGTGTTCTATAATTTTGCCGTGAGCCATGCCGAGCCTGCCAGCTGTTTTTCAAGAAAGCAAATTGTTGACTATCATAAAAATGACGATGTTGTTCTGGGGCTTACTTGGACTGCGAATGATGCGGCTGAAAAGGGAAGTGTGAAAAAGCTTTTAAAAAATTTGAATCCCTCCGCAAAAAGAAACGGCGTTTTGTGGTTTGGCGGGCATCGTCCTGTAAAAGACGGAAAATATTTGCTGCGCCAAGACGGAACTTATCTGCAGCTTCATAATCCAAATGAAATGAATGTTGCTATTGTTGTTCCTGAAAAAAAATTCAATCCTGAAACTGACATAAAAAGTGTTCTATAA